A stretch of Mustela nigripes isolate SB6536 chromosome 6, MUSNIG.SB6536, whole genome shotgun sequence DNA encodes these proteins:
- the TMEM121B gene encoding transmembrane protein 121B has translation MHPALGNPRSVSSSSSSFPPPPAAARLQPLFLRGGSSRGRRGSGDSSTSTSTSRGGGGGRRGGGGGGGSPSSSTGAEREDDDESISISKPLVPAGLPGPPAQGGAPAADPAPSAFSSSAATSSSTSTPTSSCSMTAADFGGGAAAGAVGGLGSRSAGGAGGTGTGSGTSCCSCCCCCGRPARSGRRGRRRGCAPSPGCRWGYQALSVVLLLAQGGLLDLYLIAVTDLYWCSWIATDLVVVVGWAIFFAKNSRGRRGGAASGAHNHHQHHHHAAPPLHLPAASAASAGAAAGAKARGARGGAGGPGAGPGAAGAAGEFAFAYLAWLIYSIAFTPKVVLILGTSILDLIELRAPFGTTGFRLTMALSVPLLYSLVRAISEAGAPHGSAGPLLLQPQQHRAAGCFLGTCLDLLDSFTLVELMLEGRVPLPAHLRYLLIAVYFLTLSSPVLWLYELNAAATASSWGQASGPGSCSRLLRLLGGCLVDVPLLALRCLLVVSYQQPLSIFMLKNLFFLGCRGLEALEGCWDRGSRASPTRGRGGYGAPPSAPPPPPPPPPPQGASQLGHCISENEGGAHGYVNTLAVASQN, from the coding sequence cGGGGGGGAGGCGGCGGCAGacgcggcgggggcggcggcggcggctccccCAGTAGCAGCACCGGCGCCGAGAGAGAGGACGACGACGAGAGCATCAGCATCAGCAAGCCGCTGGTGCCAGCCGGCCTCCCGGGACCCCCGGCTCAGGGGGGCGCCCCAGCCGCCGACCCCGCGCCCTCCGCCTTCTCCTCCTCGGccgccacctcctcctccacctccacgCCCACCTCCTCCTGCAGCATGACAGCCGCGGACTTCGGCGGGGGCGCTGCGGCCGGGGCCGTCGGGGGCCTCGGGAGCCGCTCGGCCGGGGGCGCGGGCGGCACGGGGACCGGCAGCGGCACCTCCTGTTGTTCGTGTTGTTGCTGCTGCGGCCGCCCGGCCCGCTCCGGTCGCAGGGGTCGGCGCCGAGGCTGCGCCCCCAGTCCGGGGTGCCGCTGGGGCTACCAGGCGCTGTCCGTGGTGCTGCTGCTGGCACAGGGTGGTCTGCTGGACCTGTACCTCATCGCCGTCACCGACCTGTACTGGTGCTCCTGGATCGCTACCgacctggtggtggtggtgggctgGGCTATTTTCTTCGCCAAGAACAGCCGGGGCCGTCGGGGCGGCGCGGCCAGCGGCGCGCAcaaccaccaccagcaccaccaccacgcCGCGCCGCCTCTACATCTACCCGCCGCTTCAGCCGCCTCCGCCGGGGCTGCCGCAGGGGCCAAGGCGCGCGGCGCCCGCGGGGGCGCAGGTGGCCCGGGAGCCGGCCCGGGCGCTGCCGGGGCCGCGGGCGAGTTCGCCTTCGCCTACCTGGCCTGGCTCATCTACTCCATCGCCTTTACGCCCAAGGTGGTGCTTATCCTGGGCACGTCCATCCTGGACCTCATCGAGCTGCGCGCGCCTTTCGGCACCACGGGCTTCCGCCTCACCATGGCGCTGTCCGTGCCCCTGCTCTACAGCCTGGTGCGGGCCATCAGCGAGGCGGGCGCCCCCCATGGCTCGGCGGGACCCCTGCTTCTGCAGCCCCAGCAGCACCGAGCCGCCGGCTGCTTTCTGGGCACGTGTCTGGACCTGCTCGACAGCTTCACCTTGGTGGAGCTGATGCTGGAAGGCCGCGTGCCGCTACCTGCGCACCTGCGCTACCTGCTCATCGCTGTCTACTTCCTCACCCTCTCCTCGCCGGTGCTCTGGCTCTATGAGCTCAACGCCGCAGCGACAGCCTCATCCTGGGGCCAGGCTTCCGGGCCGGGCAGCTGTAGCCGCCTTCTGCGCCTGCTGGGCGGTTGCCTGGTGGACGTGCCCTTGCTGGCGCTGCGCTGCCTCCTGGTGGTGAGCTACCAGCAGCCCCTCTCCATCTTCATGCTCAAGAACCTCTTCTTCCTCGGCTGCCGTGGCCTGGAAGCCCTAGAGGGCTGTTGGGACCGGGGGAGTCGGGCCTCCCCGACTCGGGGGAGAGGGGGCTACGGCGCTCCGCCCTCCGccccgccaccgccaccgccgccaccaccacctcAGGGAGCCTCCCAGCTGGGCCACTGCATCTCGGAGAACGAGGGGGGTGCCCATGGCTATGTCAATACCCTGGCCGTGGCCTCCCAGAATTGA